In a genomic window of Jaculus jaculus isolate mJacJac1 chromosome 8, mJacJac1.mat.Y.cur, whole genome shotgun sequence:
- the LOC123462886 gene encoding cystatin 10-like — translation MPRLLCTSLLLLAALALALAVSSTSNSKSKDKHAAVGMPEPADLKSKETQQALDFAVNAYNDVNNDLYLSRPVHVMSASQQVVGRKNFYFKVVLARTLCAKSQSQTDLAKCPLNEQPGQQKNVVCNFQIYIVPWLNKTSMENFSCHNA, via the exons ATGCCCAGGCTGCTGTGCACCTCCCTGCTCCTGCTGGCCGCCCTGGCCCTCGCTCTGGCTGTAAGCTCCACATCGAACAGCAAGTCTAAGGATAAGCATGCAGCAGtcggcatgccagagcctgcagaCCTCAAAAGCAAGGAGACTCAGCAAGCCCTGGACTTTGCTGTCAATGCTTACAACGATGTCAACAACGACCTGTACCTCAGCCGACCAGTACATGTGATGAGTGCCAGCCAGCAG GTTGTGGGCAGGAAGAACTTCTACTTTAAAGTGGTACTGGCGCGAACCCTCTGTGCCAAGTCCCAGTCCCAGACTGACTTGGCCAAGTGTCCCCTCAACGAACAACCAGGCCAGCAGAAG AATGTAGTTTGCAATTTCCAGATCTACATTGTGCCCTGGCTGAACAAGACTTCCATGGAAAATTTCAGCTGCCATAATGCCTGA